The Suncus etruscus isolate mSunEtr1 chromosome 7, mSunEtr1.pri.cur, whole genome shotgun sequence genome includes a window with the following:
- the LOC126014318 gene encoding LOW QUALITY PROTEIN: TP53-binding protein 1-like (The sequence of the model RefSeq protein was modified relative to this genomic sequence to represent the inferred CDS: inserted 5 bases in 3 codons; substituted 2 bases at 2 genomic stop codons), producing the protein MDPTGSPLESGFSQQDTPCLLIEDSQPESQAQDDADVAAAAGGSRFPLLSXHLPHLLPAHXDDPELDVASNPKQAVEEEQGDNNGEHMKEKVEEPMDSSHLDTCGSISPVIEQLPQRKRTSSILEMPVESAPMEEKEKEMGEKVQDEKEEDNLDEITHSLDGEDPASSQLGFGVLELSQSQDVEENTVSYEVEKEHVKSATTNSGYTGLSNVDANIAMKLKEQSSDALSMAEQPNKDVTANKDIKVAKEQNPLLARSENMITSSKVSLAMEAKQLSAQEHLESGLQVEKSPESRVLSTQEDMFDQSSKTDCSTPSREDGGCSLASTPATTLHLLQLSGQRSIVQDSLSTXDPMNMSVLPEEGGETFQKKFTPVEIDNHPLPAEPIISPHASTPVSQSTPVFTPGSLPIPTQPEFSHDIFIPSPSLEERSNDGKKXGDLHSSSLTVECSKTSGIGPQNSTEDIGLSLTGDSCKLMLSASEYSQSPKMESLSSHRIDEDGENTQIEDTEPMSPVINSKPVPAENSNVLRNPAQDEQVELSQNDDREKGEDMETRDGSSILTTDCKGREDSVAEDVCIDLTCDSGSQAVPSPATRSEALSSVLDQEEAMEIKDHHPEEGSTGSDVEEIPETPRESQEEEPKEEEMESEPLHLSLAETQSQGLCLSKEIAKQECQDTMEVETSVISIDSPPKLPVLDQELEHKDQEAWEEATSEDSSVVIVDVKEPSPRGDATCEPLEGVEKSSDSQSWEDDAPEMEPCAENRSDLQEEKSAERDLKSVTAEKETIEADSPQPLLTILRTDDALRRNEEMRQTQSQDRKDNTLTENSKMANANQLGAGIEAQQLDKAHASQSFCESSSETPFHFTLPKEGDIIPPLTGATXHLKLEPKRHSTPIGVSSYPESTVAATEVMSESMVETNDPIHENEKGDFGTTPETDKLSLRMKLVTPETEESEESLQFTLEKPTIGVRESRSAAVAEAVASPQKTVSVFSSETRQHNEARSQDSHSAPIRGNLLRFPSTQEDKEKLGSDERIRQSQQSVKPTSPARDHTFPFSQRMTIQRSSSPQEEAMETGVPEGQQEGQNNNREKPVKALIERPSQNNIGIQTIEHSLSAPETVSAATQTVKNVCEQWTSTVDQNSGKQDATVQTERGSGEKPVSSSGDDTESLHSQLL; encoded by the exons ATGGACCCGACTGGAAGTCCGTTGGAATCGGGTTTCTCTCAGCAAGACACCCCTTGTCTCCTCATCGAAGACTCCCAGCCTGAAAGCCAGGCTCAAGACGATGCTGATGTTGCTGCTGCAGCTGGTGGTTCTcgcttccctctcctctcttgaCACCTCCCGCATCTACTACCGGCACACTAAGACGACCCCGAGTTGGATGTTGCATCTAATCCCAAACAAGCAGTTGAAGAAGAGCAAGGAGACAATAATGGTGAACAtatgaaagaaaaagtggaagaaccTATGGATTCTTCTCATTTGGACACATGTGGTTCCATCAGTCCGGTGATAGAACAGTTACCTCAGCGaaagagaacaagcagtattCTGGAAATGCCGGTAGAATCTGCTCCtatggaagaaaaggaaaaagagatgggagagaaagtacaagatgaaaaggaagaagataatCTGGATGAGATCACACACTCCCTTGATGGTGAAGATCCGGCTTCATCACAGTTAGGCTTTGGTGTTTTGGAACTTTCCCAGAGCCAGGATGTTGAAGAAAATACTGTGTCATATGAAGTAGAAAAAGAACATGTCAAGTCAGCGACCACCAACTCTGGGTATACTGGGCTGTCCAATGTTGATGCTAATATTGCAATGAAACTTAAAGAACAGTCTAGTGATGCTCTCTCCATGGCAGAACAACCCAACAAGGATGTCACTGCCAATAAGGATATAAAGGTGGCAAAAGAGCAAAATCCCCTACTTGCAAGGTCAGAGAACATGATTACTAGTTCCAAAGTATCTCTTGCTATGGAAGCAAAACAACTATCTGCTCAAGAACATCTGGAAAGTGGACTGCAGGTTGAGAAGTCACCAGAGTCTCGGGTTTTGTCTACTCAGGAAGACATGTTTGACCAGAGCAGTAAAACAGATTGTTCCACTCCTTCAAGAGAAGATGGTGGGTGTTCTCTGGCCTCCACACCTGCCACTACTCTGCACCTTCTGCAGCTTTCTGGTCAGCGGTCTATTGTTCAAGACAGTCTTTCTAC TGATCCAATGAATATGTCAGTGTTAcctgaagaaggaggagaaactTTTCAGAAGAAATTTACACCAGTAGAGATAGATAATCATCCTCTTCCAGCTGAGCCTATTATATCACCACACGCTTCAACACCAGTATCTCAGAGCACACCAGTCTTCACTCCTGGGTCACTCCCTATCCCAACCCAACCAGAATTTTCTCATGACATTTTCATTCCATCTCCAAGTTTAGAAGAACGATCAAATGATGGGAAAA GTGGGGATTTGCATAGTTCCTCTTTGACTGTTGAGTGTTCTAAAACATCAGGAATTGGACCACAGAATTCTACAGAGGATATTGGGCTATCGCTGACAGGAGATTCTTGTAAATTGATGCTGTCTGCGAGTGAGTATAGTCAGTCCCCAAAGATGGAGAGTTTGAGCTCTCATAGAATTGATGAAGATGGAGAAAACACACAGATTGAAGATACAGAACCCATGTCTCCTGTTATTAATTCCAAGCCGGTTCCTGCTGAAAACAGTAATGTCTTAAGGAATCCAGCACAAGATGAACAAGTAGAACTGAGTCAGAATGATGACAGAGAAAAGGGAGAAGACATGGAAACAAGAGATGGTAGTAGCATTTTAACTACTGATTGCAAAGGTAGAGAAGATAGTGTAGCAGAAGATGTCTGTATTGATCTCACATGTGATTCAGGGAGTCAGGCAGTTCCTTCTCCAGCTACTCGATCTGAAGCACTCTCTAGTGTGTTAGATCAGGAAGAAGCTATGGAAATAAAAGATCATCATCCAGAGGAAGGGTCGACAGGTTCTGATGTGGAAGAAATCCCTGAGACTCCGCGTGAAAGTCAAGAAGAGGAGcctaaagaagaagaaatggagagtgAGCCACTCCATCTTTCTCTCGCTGAAACCCAATCCCAAGGATTGTGTCTTTCAAAGGAAATTGCCAAACAAGAGTGCCAGGACACTATGGAAGTTGAAACCAGCGTGATTAGTATTGATTCCCCTCCAAAGCTCCCAGTACTTGACCAAGAATTAGAACATAAGGATCAGGAAGCTTGGGAAGAAGCCACTTCAGAGGATTCAAGTGTTGTCATCGTAGATGTGAAAGAACCATCTCCAAGAGGTGATGCTACCTGTGAACCTTTGGAAGGAGTAGAGAAAAGCTCAGATTCCCAGTCATGGGAGGATGATGCTCCAGAAATGGAACCATGTGCTGAGAATAGGTcagatctccaagaagaaaagAGTGCAGAAAGAGATTTGAAATCAGTGACTGCAGAAAAGGAAACTATTGAGGCAGACTCCCCACAGCCTCTCTTGACTATCCTAAGAACGGATGATGCCCTGAGACGTAATGAAGAGATGCGGCAGACTCAATCTCAAGATAGAAAAGATAATACCTTAACAGAAAACTCAAAAATGGCTAATGCAAACCAGCTGGGTGCAGGTATAGAGGCCCAGCAGCTGGATAAGGCTCATGCATCACAAAGCTTCTGTGAAAGCTCTAGTGAAACTCCATTTCATTTCACTTTGCCTAAAGAAGGTGATATTATCCCACCATTGACAGGTGCAAC CCACTTAAAATTGGAGCCTAAAAGGCATAGTACTCCTATTGGTGTTAGCAGTTACCCAGAAAGCACTGTAGCAGCCACTGAAGTGATGTCTGAAAGTATGGTGGAGACGAATGATCCTATACATGAGAACGAAAAAGGAGATTTTGGGACCACCCCAGAAACAGATAAGTTGTCTCTAAGAATGAAACTGGTGACTCCTGAGACTGAGGAAAGTGAAGAATCTTTGCAGTTTACCCTGGAAAAACCTACAATTGGTGTAAGAGAAAGCAGATCTGCTGCTGTTGCTGAGGCTGTTGCCAGTCCTCAGAAGACCGTGTCTGTGTTTAGCTCTGAAACTCGGCAACATAATGAGGCTCGAAGTCAAGATTCCCATTCTGCACCCATCAGGGGGAACTTACTTCGTTTTCCAAGTActcaagaagacaaagaaaaattggGATCTGATGAAAGGATCAGACAGAGTCAACAGTCTGTGAAACCCACTAGTCCTGCCAGGGACCATACTTTTCCTTTCTCCCAGCGGATGACTATACAGAGGTCATCTAGTCCTCAAGAGGAAGCAATGGAGACAGGTGTCCCAGAAGGCCAGCAAGAAGGACAAAATAATAATCGGGAAAAACCTGTTAAGGCCTTGATTGAAAGGCCCAGCCAAAATAACATAGGAATCCAGACAATAGAACATTCCCTGTCGGCCCCAGAAACTGTTTCAGCAGCAACTCAGACTGTAAAGAATGTTTGTGAACAGTGGACGAGTACAGTGGACCAGAACTCTGGAAAGCAAGATGCTACAGTTCAGACTGAGAGAGGGAGTGGTGAAAAGCCAGTCAGTTCTTCTGGGGATGATACAGAGTCACTGCATAGCCAGTTGCTCTAG
- the CRP gene encoding C-reactive protein → MGQFMGQELQPLRRDILLQQYEDLPTGDNIVIFVIVLFARSMDSSSMSSTQQRVLLAFTLCLFFYTDLARNFTLFSGAIKYQPSSFVLQRFASGSLILTMGGYEEYFVPSASAPALMHICTTETWPQTLWSCGWIRCPWCAGLCRGFTSWNCKPSSCWQQKRTSDNLQSFDYKEAFVGDLGEVNMWFYVLKRYKIKCVFTESKSYLNTLAWEEFWYNILRTCIFSPSSS, encoded by the exons ATGGGTCAGTTCATGG GACAAGAGCTGCAGCCTTTAAGGAGGGACATTCTCCTTCAGCAATATGAGGACCTTCCAACAGGGGACAAT ATTGTGATATTTGTCATAGTCTTGTTCGCAAGGTCCATGGACTCCAGCAGCATGAGCTCAACTCAA CAGAGGGTCCTGTTGGCTTTCACCCTGTGTCTGTTCTTCTACACCGATCTGGCCCGTAACTTCACCCTCTTCTCCGGTGCCATCAAATACCAGCCATCTAGCTTTGTGCTGCAGAGGTTTGCCTCTGGCTCCCTCATCCTGACCATGGGTGGGTATGAGGAGTACTTTGTGCCCTCTGCCAGTGCCCCTGCCTTGATGCACATCTGTACCACCGAGACTTGGCCTCAGACATTGTGGAGCTGTGGCTGGATCAGATGCCCATGGTGTGCTGGGCTCTGTAGAGGGTTTACAAGCTGGAATTGCAAGCCTTCATCATGCTGGCAGCAGAAGCGGACTTCCGACAATCTCCAGAGCTTCGATTATAAAGAGGCTTTTGTGGGTGACCTGGGTGAAGTGAACATGTGGTTCTATGTGCTGAAGCGGTATAAGATCAAATGCGTATTTACTGAGTCAAAGTCATACCTCAACACGCTAGCCTGGGAGGAGTTCTGGTACAACATCCTGAGGACGTGTATATTCAGCCCCAGCAGTAGTTAG